Part of the Anomaloglossus baeobatrachus isolate aAnoBae1 chromosome 1, aAnoBae1.hap1, whole genome shotgun sequence genome, gagcagcgatctggcccctgctgtgagatcgctgctcgttacacacagtgctggttcattttttgaacgttggtctcccgctgtgaagcacacatcgctgtgtgtgacagtgagagagcaaggatctgaatgtgcaggagcagggagacggctcctggcagcctgcggtaagctgtaaccaaggtaaatatcgggtaaccaagcgaagtgctttgcttggttaactgatatttactttggttactagcgtccgccgctctcaggctgccagtgctggctccctgcacacgtagccggagtactcaTCGAGTAAATAAGCAAAGGGGTtttcttattaacccaatgtgtactctagctaggagtgcagggagccagcgctaagcggtgtgcgctggtaaccaaggtaaatatcgggtaaccaagtgcttggttacccgatatttaccttaattaccaagcgcagcatcgcttccacgcgtcgctggtggctgggggctgctcagtggtcactggtgagatctgcctgattgacagctcaccattgaccatatagcgacgcaccagtgatcctgaccaggtcagatcgctggtgggatcgctggagcgtcgctaaagtgtgacggtacccttactgttCATCTACAGCACTTACATAGATGTGTGAGGCTCCTCTTGGATGTCCTGACGCAATTTTGCCAGCATTAATGACCCTTTAACCATGGAACACATGTGCTTTTCCCGGTAAACCCTCTCCGCTGTGGTGTTCGAATGAGCCAGATATTTGGCAAACAGCTCTTTGTCATTACTGTCCTTACATCTAAAGTCCACAAAAGTTTCAGCTATCCGCCTGACCATCTGGCTGGTTACCGGTTTTAATCCAAATCTGTGAAACAGAAGAAATAAAACAAGTTTATAACATTCGCATGAATTAAGTAAATCCAACGGTCACTACTGAAAATAACTTACTTTGAATGAAATCTCGCAACATCATTTGTAACACTATGTATTTTTTCTCCTGTTGAGCAAATGAAGAAGTTCTGGATCTCTGTGTTCTTCTTCAAGAAAGTAGGCCTCACTTTGCTGTAGTATATTTCAAACCACTACAAAACAAAATaagaacatatacagtatattaaatcAACAATTGAGATCAGTCGATCTAAGAAATTAATCCAGTTGTCCTTGCTACCTGACTAGATAGGGCAATCCTTGATACAGATAGATGACAGACTAGTCTAAGGgtcgtttcacatcagcggtattctgccgcactcgcagatccgtcacaagggcagtacagtacaatacagttcactggcaagctccgggcacatgcggtcatgtgaccggagcatgtgatagcatgtgaccggggcttgccgcactgtatgtgaactgtattgtactgtactgcccttatgccggatctgtgagtgcggcagaaaaacgctgatgtatgTGTGCCCTAAGACATTTACCTTTTCCTCTTCTTTTGTCAAAATCACTGCTGCAAGCTGATTTGCCGCTGTCTTATGTTCATGCACAGCTATTCCCACGTGTGTTTCTTTATGAACAATTCTCTTTTTCCACTCATCAACTGTCATATTCTGCACCACTCCAGGTCTCTGCAGTTTTTGTAAGATAATGAGACTCTCTAGGTACCTGAGAATGGTGAGTTTCTCATTCTCAGTTAGATGACCCCCATTTTCTGCTTTCTTCAGTGCACTTTCAAAATCAGGTGCCGCAATCGACAGTACAGTGTCCAGCTCATCAGGCTTCATGATATTCTCTGACCAGAACTTTTCCCTGTGGAATTAAATGAAGAGAAATGTAAATGAACAaattgagggaaaaataaaa contains:
- the LOC142294772 gene encoding uncharacterized protein LOC142294772, which codes for MDNNSPSLKFVYNIEKTNDYFSMLLEIGNTHQTVFNYLKNVKRFIYYSLNATSLAYKDKETYQAANTFFLQLGVFQKRLSKGISKENIANKEKFWSENIMKPDELDTVLSIAAPDFESALKKAENGGHLTENEKLTILRYLESLIILQKLQRPGVVQNMTVDEWKKRIVHKETHVGIAVHEHKTAANQLAAVILTKEEEKWFEIYYSKVRPTFLKKNTEIQNFFICSTGEKIHSVTNDVARFHSKFGLKPVTSQMVRRIAETFVDFRCKDSNDKELFAKYLAHSNTTAERVYREKHMCSMVKGSLMLAKLRQDIQEEPHTSIAAMEEEKNKNVKENNSVPPVKRSKEEEFKAFVDRYPLTVEKDPPPLKTCFAEATVHYQHIYDRWRKQQNKRRVDYIIGLLQDHKLDEEVVKRTIQLQQWKCNLPRVKDILESWRKR